A region of Haliotis asinina isolate JCU_RB_2024 chromosome 9, JCU_Hal_asi_v2, whole genome shotgun sequence DNA encodes the following proteins:
- the LOC137297263 gene encoding uncharacterized protein, which yields MYRNTLVIPSLEEVTEEKQVKTDGKLDIRFISYQSDGKESNGDCCDSNLRWGCLDQCDPKFYLCIADPDRKQPCSIYKRTTNYIDNHNTVHFGGRIQGTPNPFIIPVDNALPSSIEITVHVYDHDDACSDDHMDTLYQLINIQAAATEQTAVYTPCTLGGKDESDLFSRLKIAVRAYCDRDWYGSACERHCKATPDHSHYTCDLHTGAKMCFEGWKGDNCNQDIDECTEDDHICQHGGTCINTQGSYECTCVAGMKGKLCENITNQCALGPCLNGGTCDRNESDFKCACPAEWTGETCADKVNFCDSSPCNMGQCTPDLLTAARFKCDCDFAWVGDRCSQSVDVVNITLLGEIDDTNRGGLADGLNRLITELGKIPGRVDVKLTTNIQGESNYTTTFVKLYTATENGSFLENSSLARIFESNPDEIINEYLPLPLYPPRKEEELKVKSTHDRWDTNQYVSVILPAAGLVLMSVLLLVAFCVRRRRSGTRESRLRTVVTAVSCKKNPNRPLTNTGNLHHASVSADSSTCLPIHDVEEGSVDSNSDQTSHIQVDTGVVVVQQVRRHGDEAPPDTRCDDVSHVHVGTGTMTHQPARRQGGTVSQDDSARHGDESPSKTHYGDTLGINESSGDVTLDSGRLQGANKALDDSARQWDFEARRNVTSHTDTPLDLLPRVSVYALTQTSNYEQFDRCEEENTEGTVADDNNVEEIAEEKPYVHLVVVNKTQRRAQRILGWVAVFDSFTPESF from the exons ATGTACAGGAATACACTAGTTATACCTTCGCTTGAGGAGGTTACCGAGGAGAAG CAGGTGAAGACTGACGGTAAACTGGACATTCGATTCATCAGTTACCAGTCGGATGGCAAGGAAAGCAATGGAGACTGTTGTGACAGTAATCTTCGATGGGGGTGCCTTGATCAGTGTGATCCAAAGTTTTACCTGTGCATTGCTGA CCCTGACAGAAAACAGCCATGTTCCATTTACAAGAGGACCACAAACTATATAGACAACCATAACACAGTCCACTTTGGAGGCCGCATTCAAGGAACACCAAATCCTTTCATCATACCAGTGGACAATGCACTACCG TCCTCGATAGAAATAACGGTGCACGTGTATGACCATGATGACGCATGCAGTGATGACCACATGGACACACTGTATCAGCTGATCAACATCCAGGCCGCTGCTACAGAACAAACAGCTGTGTACACCCCATGCACTTTGGGGGGGAAGGACGAA AGTGACTTATTTTCCAGGTTAAAGATTGCTGTCCGTGCCTACTGTGACCGGGACTGGTATGGGTCAGCGTGTGAGAGACACTGCAAGGCCACACCTGACCACAGTCACTACACGTGTGACCTACACACAGGAGCTAAAATGTGCTTTGAAG GttggaagggagacaactgcaaTCAGGACATCGATGAATGCACAGAAGATGACCACATTTGTCAACATGGAGGTACTTGTATAAATACACAAGGAAGTTACGAGTGCACTTGTGTGGCGGGGATGAAAG GAAAACTGTGTGAAAACATCACCAACCAATGTGCACTGGGGCCATGTTTGAACGGAGGGACATGTGACAGAAACGAATCGGACTTCAAGTGCGCATGTCCAGCTGAGTGGACTGGGGAGACATGCGCAGATAAGGTTAATTTTTGTGACAGTTCCCCTTGTAACATGGGCCAATGTACACCGGATCTCTTGACGGCAGCTCGGTTCAAGTGTGACTGTGATTTTGCATGGGTAGGAGATAGATGCAGCCAAAGTGTTG ATGTTGTCAATATCACGCTCCTGGGTGAGATCGATGATACAAATAGAGGTGGCCTGGCTGATGGCTTGAACAGACTCATCACCGAACTCGGGAAAATTCCAGGAAGGGTGGATGTCAagttaacaacaaacatacaggGAGAAAGCAA TTACACTACAACGTTTGTAAAACTATACACTGCTACGGAAAACGGGTCATTTCTGGAGAATTCTTCGTTAGCTAGAATCTTCGAATCCAACCCTGATGAAATTATCAACGAATATCTGCCTCTTCCGTTGTACCCTCCCAGAAAAGAAGAGGAGTTGAAAGTGAAG AGTACACATGACAGGTGGGACACAAACCAATACGTCTCGGTCATACTACCTGCTGCAGGACTAGTCCTGATGAGTGTACTGCTTCTGGTGGCTTTCTGTGTCCGGAGAAGAAGATC AGGCACGAGGGAAAGTCGACTCAGGACTGTTGTCACGGCTGTGTCATGCAAGAAGAACCCAAACAGACCCCTTACAAACACAGGGAATCTCCATCATGCAAGTGTATCTGCAGACAGCAGCACTTGTCTCCCCATCCATGACGTAGAGGAAGGATCAGTCGACTCAAACAGTGATCAAACGTCACATATCCAAGTTGATACTGGAGTTGTGGTAGTCCAGCAAGTGCGTCGTCATGGTGACGAGGCACCACCTGACACAAGATGTGACGACGTGTCACACGTCCATGTCGGTACTGGAACTATGACACACCAACCAGCGCGTCGTCAGGGTGGCACCGTGTCCCAGGATGACAGCGCACGTCATGGTGACGAGTCACCATCTAAAACACACTATGGTGACACACTAGGCATCAACGAATCATCTGGAGATGTGACCCTTGACAGTGGAAGACTCCAGGGTGCCAACAAGGCCCTGGATGACAGCGCACGTCAATGGGACTTTGAAGCTCGCCGTAATGTCACGTCACATACCGATACGCCCCTTGACCTGCTCCCACGCGTCTCTGTATATGCTTTGACTCAAACAAGCAACTATGAACAGTTCGATCGTTGTGAGGAAGAGAACACAGAGGGCACTGTCGCTGATGACAATAACGTTGAGGAAATCGCAGAGGAAAAACCTTATGTTCATCTTGTAGTTGTGAACAAGACG CAACGTCGAGCTCAGAGAATCCTCGGATGGGTGGCCGTGTTTGACAGCTtcactcctgagagtttctag